Below is a genomic region from Sorghum bicolor cultivar BTx623 chromosome 9, Sorghum_bicolor_NCBIv3, whole genome shotgun sequence.
taaaaaagttcTACGTACGTTTGTATGTGGCTCGTTGGCTGGTTGCTTCTGTAAAGTGCTGCTGTAGAACTCCCGACCACCGTAATGCACGGATGAGCCAAAGTAAGGGGATTCTGATGACTCATTTGGATAAGACTGTTTTCCATCCTTGTAAGTAGGGCGGCCATGGGATTTGCCATCTGAGCACGAATTTAAACTTCCATAGTTATTACATCAATAATGCTCCAGATTAACTCTAAACTAAGATGGTAAAAAAAAAGGTCTTAAGTATCGCTTTGGTTATGAACGGAACCTAAATTCGAAGAGAAAATATCAAACTCACAGGGTTACCAAGAACTACCTACCTGTAATGCTACTGCCATTCTGTCCTCTGGAGCTCTGCTTGTTCAGCATCGTGTACAAGTCCGACTGCTTTGCGTCATTTGCGCTCCCCTTGAATGCAAAACAAAGTCACAATGTCAACGTCATATCCAAAATAGATTATGCAGAATCCTATAGCTCCTCTATTATCAAAATTACCCCTCATCATATATATAGTTAAAATAAATTGAGAAACCGTTGAGCTCTCTCCACAAATCGCAACATAGTAACGGACCCATCAGCAAATCGCACCAATTCACtaattatgaaaaaaaaaatcctaggaCTCCAAGAATCCACCAGAACGATGGCGTGAAGAGACGGCCCGTACATACCGCAGGCGACGCGGAGAAGACGGTGCTGAAGTACCCGctagccggcggcggcgccgcggctccggcggcggcgggggccgaCTTCTTCTTCGTATCCATAGGTAGGGTCGTTGTCTGCGCTAGCGGCTTCGGGAGATGGGCCTAGACTCTCGAGAGGATGGAGCCGTGAACACTTCAGGCGGAGAGAGATAGGTCACGTGAAGATGGTCGTTGTAGGCGGCGGCGCGGAAGGGAAGGAAGCAGTTGGTTGTTCGCCTCGTGGCGTCCTGCTCCGGCCAACATCTGTGCCGGCATTTAAAGGCCTCGACGGAGCGCCCCGGTTTCGCTATTTCCGAGATCTTAAGGGGGCTGCGTGGAGAAAATTGTATTTCGCTTTCATCCGCCTTCAGACTTTGCAGAGTGACAAATTATTGATAACAAAATTCCGAAC
It encodes:
- the LOC8072533 gene encoding uncharacterized protein LOC8072533, which translates into the protein MDTKKKSAPAAAGAAAPPPASGYFSTVFSASPAGSANDAKQSDLYTMLNKQSSRGQNGSSITDGKSHGRPTYKDGKQSYPNESSESPYFGSSVHYGGREFYSSTLQKQPANEPHTNYKEDNPDGSATRGDWWQGSLYY